The proteins below are encoded in one region of Paenarthrobacter ilicis:
- a CDS encoding FMN-binding protein — MTTPLRKTLYVGFAGLSIIGTAAACAPTTAAPSTQVPETDNSGQVSTSSPSASSAAGGASTYKDGTYSADGSYTSPNGQEKVGVELTLASGKVSAVNITTHPSNPNTKKFQGEFASGISAQVVGKNIDELNVSKVAGSSLTSGGFNDAVQQIKSQAK; from the coding sequence ATGACTACGCCACTCCGGAAGACCCTTTACGTTGGATTTGCCGGCCTGTCCATCATTGGCACAGCGGCCGCTTGCGCTCCCACTACCGCTGCGCCCTCCACCCAAGTGCCCGAGACGGACAACAGCGGCCAAGTGTCCACCAGCAGCCCCTCGGCCTCGTCCGCTGCGGGCGGCGCGTCCACGTACAAGGACGGCACCTACAGCGCCGATGGCAGCTATACCTCGCCCAATGGCCAGGAAAAGGTTGGCGTGGAGCTGACCCTTGCTTCCGGCAAGGTCTCGGCAGTCAACATCACCACCCATCCTTCCAACCCCAATACCAAGAAATTCCAAGGGGAGTTCGCCAGCGGCATCTCCGCCCAGGTTGTGGGAAAAAACATCGATGAGCTCAATGTCTCCAAGGTTGCCGGATCGTCCCTGACGTCGGGCGGTTTCAACGACGCTGTCCAGCAAATCAAGTCGCAGGCAAAGTAG
- a CDS encoding ferredoxin--NADP reductase: MIAVKSRVDAWLGRFTMYRLVLWVLAILVAYSMVLNLLGWLTFGLPEMLVHLVLCLGATYLSNRLLAAVFRVSPHSESSLITGLLIYFLFWPAFGATDMAGVALACVLASASKYALAVRGRHIFNPAALGAFVTGLTGLNIATWWAATPAMLWLLVPGAVVVLYRIRKMLMGSVFVVVSTAVITIDLLGRSMTAGQAVWQALAQRPVLFFVGFMLSEPLTLPPRRWQQLVLAGVVGVVFAVPYNFGFVANSPELALLVGNLLAFFVGQRGGVELVFKRSKPLTPGSTELTFEPRRPVRFAAGQYMELNLPHKSSDGKGRRRVFSITSPPGAAELTFGVGSTEPLSAAKKSLLSLNPGDTITATAVGGDFLLPRDSAHPVLLIAAGIGITPYLSHLAADPGSGRDAVVLYLARSREELAGIEQLEASGATVIARLSDGSTPPEFMIDAGTRRIDAARLQELVPDVRDRKVMVSGSPATVESLRAVARAAGAKHVHVDSFAGY; the protein is encoded by the coding sequence ATGATTGCCGTTAAGTCCCGGGTGGACGCCTGGTTGGGCCGCTTCACCATGTACCGCCTGGTCCTGTGGGTCCTCGCCATCCTTGTGGCCTACAGCATGGTGCTGAACCTGTTGGGCTGGTTGACCTTCGGGCTGCCTGAGATGCTGGTGCATCTGGTCCTGTGCCTGGGCGCCACTTATCTGTCCAACCGGCTGCTGGCTGCCGTTTTCCGGGTCAGCCCGCATTCCGAATCCTCGTTGATCACGGGACTGCTGATCTATTTCCTGTTCTGGCCCGCTTTTGGTGCGACGGACATGGCAGGTGTCGCCTTGGCCTGCGTCCTGGCGAGTGCCTCAAAGTACGCTTTGGCCGTGCGGGGGCGGCATATCTTCAATCCTGCAGCCTTGGGGGCTTTCGTCACCGGCCTGACGGGTCTGAACATCGCCACATGGTGGGCTGCCACCCCTGCCATGCTCTGGTTGCTGGTACCCGGCGCGGTGGTGGTCCTCTACCGCATCCGCAAGATGCTGATGGGCTCGGTCTTCGTGGTGGTGTCCACCGCCGTGATCACCATCGATCTGCTGGGCAGGAGCATGACGGCGGGCCAAGCCGTCTGGCAGGCGCTGGCTCAACGTCCGGTGCTCTTCTTTGTCGGATTCATGCTGTCGGAGCCTCTGACCCTTCCGCCCCGGCGTTGGCAGCAGCTGGTGCTGGCCGGCGTCGTGGGTGTTGTTTTTGCGGTTCCCTACAACTTTGGCTTCGTTGCCAACTCTCCCGAGTTGGCGTTGCTTGTGGGCAACCTTCTGGCGTTCTTCGTCGGCCAGCGCGGTGGGGTGGAACTGGTATTCAAACGCTCCAAGCCGCTGACACCCGGCAGCACGGAACTCACCTTTGAACCGCGGCGCCCGGTCCGTTTTGCTGCAGGCCAGTACATGGAACTGAACCTGCCCCACAAGTCCTCCGACGGCAAGGGCAGGCGCCGGGTCTTCAGCATCACCAGCCCGCCTGGCGCTGCCGAATTGACCTTTGGCGTGGGCTCTACGGAGCCCTTGTCCGCAGCCAAGAAGTCCCTTTTGTCACTGAATCCTGGAGACACCATCACCGCCACCGCGGTTGGCGGCGACTTCCTGCTGCCGCGCGATTCCGCACACCCCGTGTTGCTGATCGCGGCCGGAATCGGCATTACGCCCTATTTGTCCCACCTGGCAGCGGACCCGGGCAGTGGGCGCGACGCGGTGGTGCTGTATCTGGCCAGAAGCCGGGAGGAACTTGCCGGAATTGAGCAATTGGAAGCTTCCGGCGCCACGGTGATTGCCCGGCTTTCGGACGGATCCACTCCCCCGGAGTTCATGATCGACGCCGGAACTCGCAGAATCGATGCCGCACGGCTTCAGGAACTGGTTCCGGACGTCCGGGACAGGAAAGTGATGGTGTCCGGCTCCCCGGCCACCGTGGAATCGTTGCGGGCTGTTGCCCGTGCAGCAGGTGCCAAACACGTCCACGTGGACTCTTTCGCCGGGTACTGA
- a CDS encoding DUF6188 family protein: protein MADVPASMSGAQRFEGYWLLEVSGQLILQLVLDFQVTLVLEHLRITIEESFVLEHPDGTSHVIDPGGGFDQLSPVLPLSRSKVVAEAKAFDDGRLEIVLQDGFRLSVVPEPKSAYEAWNVTGPDGLLIVSTPGGELALWGSTLTDP, encoded by the coding sequence GTGGCAGATGTTCCGGCGTCCATGAGCGGGGCTCAGAGATTCGAGGGCTACTGGCTTCTCGAGGTGAGCGGGCAACTCATCCTGCAACTCGTCCTGGATTTCCAGGTAACTTTGGTTCTCGAACACCTCAGAATCACCATCGAGGAGAGCTTCGTTCTCGAACACCCCGATGGCACTTCACACGTCATCGATCCGGGCGGCGGTTTCGATCAGCTCAGTCCCGTTCTGCCGCTATCACGATCCAAGGTGGTTGCCGAGGCAAAAGCGTTCGACGACGGACGGCTTGAAATTGTCCTTCAGGACGGCTTCCGGCTGAGTGTAGTGCCGGAACCCAAGTCGGCATACGAAGCATGGAACGTCACCGGGCCGGACGGACTACTGATCGTGTCCACGCCCGGTGGCGAGCTAGCCCTTTGGGGCAGCACGTTGACGGATCCCTAA
- a CDS encoding M4 family metallopeptidase, whose amino-acid sequence MLRRLAAQNEPRMLAVARAAKESLLHIKDLQAVRTAPIPAAPPSARQAKPGPPHRTVFDAGGTETLPGREVRKEGAPAAGDAAVDEAYDGLGDTHKLYADIFGRDSIDGAGLHLNASVHYGKLYDNAFWDGSQMVFGDGDGEIFQRFTTSVSVIGHELAHGVTQYTANLAYRNQAGALNESMSDVFGVLVEQYAKQQTAAQASWLIGEGLFTDQVQGAALRSMKAPGTAYDDDVLGKDPQPDSMDTYVRTSADNGGVHINSGIPNRAFYLVCEALGGNAWDAPGQIWYGTLTSGLLPASCTFGKFARTTIATAVEQFGSGSKEHDAVLKAWDTVKVRV is encoded by the coding sequence ATGCTGCGCAGGCTTGCCGCCCAGAACGAACCGAGGATGCTGGCTGTTGCCCGGGCGGCCAAAGAATCCTTGCTGCACATCAAGGATTTGCAGGCCGTCCGCACGGCACCCATCCCCGCTGCGCCCCCCAGTGCCCGCCAGGCCAAACCCGGGCCGCCCCACCGCACTGTTTTCGATGCGGGCGGCACGGAGACCCTTCCGGGGCGCGAGGTCCGCAAGGAAGGGGCTCCTGCGGCTGGAGACGCGGCAGTGGATGAGGCGTACGACGGCCTGGGAGATACACACAAACTCTATGCGGACATCTTTGGCCGTGACTCGATCGATGGAGCCGGCCTGCACCTCAATGCGAGCGTTCACTACGGCAAGCTCTACGACAACGCTTTCTGGGACGGAAGCCAGATGGTCTTCGGCGACGGCGACGGCGAAATCTTCCAGCGGTTCACCACCTCCGTCAGCGTGATTGGCCATGAGCTCGCCCACGGCGTCACCCAGTACACCGCCAACCTTGCCTACCGTAACCAGGCAGGCGCCCTGAACGAGTCCATGTCGGACGTCTTTGGTGTGCTGGTGGAACAGTACGCAAAACAACAGACCGCTGCCCAGGCCAGTTGGTTGATCGGCGAGGGGCTGTTTACTGATCAGGTCCAGGGCGCCGCCCTCCGGTCCATGAAGGCACCGGGCACTGCGTACGACGACGACGTCCTGGGCAAGGATCCGCAGCCCGATTCCATGGACACCTACGTGAGGACCAGCGCGGACAACGGCGGTGTCCACATCAATTCCGGCATCCCCAACAGGGCGTTCTATCTGGTGTGCGAGGCACTGGGAGGCAACGCTTGGGACGCACCGGGACAGATCTGGTACGGAACCCTGACCAGCGGCCTGCTTCCGGCTTCCTGCACCTTCGGAAAGTTCGCCCGCACCACCATCGCTACCGCCGTGGAGCAGTTTGGCTCCGGCTCAAAAGAGCATGACGCGGTTCTGAAGGCGTGGGACACTGTGAAGGTCAGGGTTTAG
- a CDS encoding protealysin inhibitor emfourin: MKITVQRSGGIAAMTRVWSVDAVSSDEKERWVPIVEACPWDEAKSMAKALTEPDRFMYSIRAGQRRATLPERAVTGPWQELVDCAKAEGSESRGGAVGQRR, translated from the coding sequence ATGAAAATCACCGTCCAACGCAGTGGGGGAATTGCAGCCATGACGCGCGTTTGGAGCGTTGATGCTGTCTCCTCCGATGAGAAGGAGCGGTGGGTTCCCATAGTGGAAGCCTGTCCATGGGACGAGGCCAAAAGCATGGCCAAGGCACTGACCGAGCCGGACCGGTTCATGTACTCCATCCGGGCCGGACAACGCCGGGCCACATTGCCCGAGCGTGCAGTGACGGGGCCATGGCAGGAACTCGTTGACTGCGCCAAGGCAGAGGGCTCCGAATCCCGGGGCGGGGCAGTCGGCCAGCGCCGGTAG
- a CDS encoding FAD:protein FMN transferase, translating to MPHPGWSAFAFEGIGTQWDISTPAALSADVRDQVLHVVGDYDATWSRFRSDSAVSALSGQPGSITLPPHARELERLYSALYRLSGGGMTPLIGSSLEVLGYDARYSLVPAGPPQAPPRWEDVLDWDGTALTAHEPVVVDVGAAGKGQLVDLVASVLRGSGYSDYLVDASGDMVHAGSHPVTVALEHPYNARQAIGLVVLDNAALCASAANRRAWGDGWHHVLDGTTGSPVRTTVASWTMASNAMTADALATAMFLMEPEVLQREFQFSWLAVDSGGSATFSAGFEGRLFS from the coding sequence GTGCCCCACCCAGGCTGGAGCGCCTTCGCCTTCGAGGGAATCGGAACCCAGTGGGATATTTCGACGCCGGCGGCACTGTCCGCTGACGTCCGGGACCAGGTGCTCCATGTCGTTGGGGACTACGACGCCACGTGGTCCCGGTTCAGGAGCGACTCCGCGGTGTCCGCGTTATCAGGGCAACCGGGCAGCATCACCCTCCCGCCGCACGCACGGGAGTTGGAAAGGCTCTACTCCGCCCTGTACCGCCTCAGCGGTGGCGGGATGACGCCACTGATCGGCAGCAGCCTCGAAGTCCTCGGCTATGACGCCCGGTACAGCCTTGTCCCTGCCGGGCCACCGCAGGCACCACCGCGGTGGGAGGACGTGTTGGATTGGGACGGCACCGCACTGACCGCCCACGAGCCGGTTGTTGTGGACGTGGGCGCGGCTGGCAAGGGGCAACTAGTGGATCTTGTGGCCTCCGTTCTCCGCGGGTCCGGTTACAGCGACTACCTTGTGGATGCCAGCGGTGACATGGTTCACGCGGGAAGCCATCCGGTAACCGTCGCCTTGGAGCATCCGTACAACGCCCGGCAGGCCATAGGCCTGGTGGTGCTGGACAACGCCGCCTTGTGCGCCTCAGCGGCCAACCGGCGAGCATGGGGGGACGGCTGGCACCATGTCCTGGATGGGACTACCGGCAGTCCTGTCCGCACCACGGTGGCTTCCTGGACCATGGCGTCCAACGCAATGACAGCCGATGCCCTGGCAACCGCAATGTTTCTTATGGAGCCGGAAGTACTTCAGAGGGAGTTCCAGTTCTCCTGGCTCGCGGTGGACTCCGGTGGTTCTGCAACGTTTTCGGCCGGTTTCGAGGGGAGACTGTTTTCATGA
- a CDS encoding DUF7674 family protein: MSELIADHPHLRPSYEEHLENNDGELLPHLLIADICRWVVAEQDSDPLRVLQLLSWLEVHFAGVGHVMDAVDNVIAFSFIEHLPLPSEPGAGVVHLLGPKMKALYEQFFSQPR, encoded by the coding sequence ATGAGCGAGCTGATTGCCGATCATCCGCATCTGCGGCCGAGCTATGAGGAGCATCTAGAGAACAACGACGGGGAGCTTCTGCCGCACTTGCTGATCGCCGATATTTGCAGGTGGGTAGTCGCGGAGCAGGACTCCGACCCCTTACGGGTTCTGCAACTCTTGTCATGGTTGGAGGTTCACTTCGCGGGCGTGGGACATGTGATGGATGCCGTTGACAACGTCATCGCGTTCTCGTTCATCGAACACCTCCCTTTGCCCTCGGAGCCAGGAGCTGGCGTTGTTCATCTTCTTGGACCAAAAATGAAAGCGTTGTACGAACAGTTTTTCTCGCAGCCACGTTAG